The genomic interval AATTTGAATGAACTCTATCTTGCTTACTCTCCACCGAATCTTCCCAACCTGCGGTTTGTTGGCGGGTTGATGGATCTCACTTCCTATTTCGATCGCAATAGTTTTGCCAAAGATGGGACGACCCACTTTTTTAATCCGGTGTTTCAAACCAATCCGGCGTTGAGTGCGGCAAACATTGGTTCTCGTCCAGGCTTTTTGGTTAACTGGAGCGCAACCGACTATTTAGACATAAAAGCCGCTGCCTTCTCTGCCAACCGCAATCTGGGGGATTTTGCCATTAACAGTTTTGCGGGGGAGATTGGCATCCGGTTTGACAATGCGATTATTCGTGGCACCTACGTCAACACAAAAGACAACGGTAGACGAACCGGATTCGATGAAATCTTTGCCATTCCTCGTGGCAACGGTGATTATGGGTTTCGCTATGGCGATCGGGAAGAAGCCTTTGGGGTAAACGCTGAATACTACATTCCATCCATTCGCATGGGATTGTTTGGGCGGTACGGCAAGTACAACAACATCACCCTGGGCGAAGGCGGAGACACCTTTAGCGTTGGGGCTAATTTCCTGGATTTATTTATGCCCAAGGATCGGCTAGGTATCGGCTATGGACGGCAGTTATCTAACAGTGAGTTGCGGCGACAGTTAGGAGATAAGGTGCCCGATGTTCTGGAAGTGTTTTACGACTTCCAGGTGCTGCCAAATTTACGGGCAGGCGTGACGTTTCAGGAGCGGAATCAGTTTTCGGAAACCATTTTTGGCTTCCGGGTCAAAACCGAGTTTGATTTGGTGCCATTTAGGAGACCGTTTCGATGAAGGATTTAAGAAATAAGCTCGGTTGGTTGCTGCTTGTGGGGTGTTTGACCCTGGCTAGTTTGGGCGGAGTGGCGGCACAGGCCCAACCTGTACCCGCAGCGGTGAGTGAGGGGTATGCCCTGTTAAAACGGGGTTGGGTGAATGATGCGATCGCTGCCTTTCAGCAAGCATTGCGACAAAATCCGAAATCGCTGGATGCCCGATTAGGGTTGGCGCTCGCCTACCAGCGAGCGGGACAGGACGCAAATGCGTGGCAAACTTACCAGCAAGTGTTAGCGCAAGATCCCAATAATCGGACTGCCCTTACAGCGGTGGGGGTTTTGGGTAGCTACCGTCCCGAATGGCAGGCGGAAGGGATTGCAGCCCTCACCACCCTGTTGCAACTAACCCCGAAGGATACCAATGCCCGCGCTCAACGGGCGTTGTTGCTGGGCTACCAGGGACTCTTTGGAGAGTCACTGGCGGACTACCAACTCTTATTGCAGAACAACCCCACCCCTGAAGTGATTCTGGGTGCAGCCCAGGTTTATACCTATAGTGGCAATTACACCCAGGCATTGACCCTATTTGACCGCTATCGGGCAACAGGACGATCGCTCCCAGACAACGCCATCACAGCCTATGCCCTGACCTTGCAGGAAACGGGACAGGCAGCCCAGGCAGTCCAAATTCTGGAGGCACAGTTAAAGCAACGGAAATCGTTGGATGAGCGATCGATCGAACTGCGGGCAGCACTGGCACGCGCCTATCAAGCAAATGGGCAATCGGAAGCAGCGTTAACCGTGTTGGAGCCGCTGCGAGGACAACCGAAAGCAACCCTGGCACGGGCACGGGCACTGAGTGCGATCGCCCGCAAAGAGGGAAATTCCCAGCGCTATCAGGAGGCGATTGACCTGTACCGGCAGGCCTTAAACCAGACCCCCAATCCCTCACCTGGGTTAATCACCGAAGTTGCCGATGTGCTGAGTGAGCAGGCAGCAACGCAAAGTGAAGCCTTGCAACTGTATCAACAGTTGGCACAACAACAGCCCAATGACCAAAGCCTGATCGTCAAACGGTTAATTCTTTCCAACCAATTAGGGCAACTCTCCCGTACAGAATTGCGGCAACAGTTGCAAACCATTCTCCAATCCTTACCTGTGGGAGTGGCAGAGCGGCAAGCGATCGCGATCGCCCTGATCCGGTTAGACCCGCCTGATCCAGAATTACTTTCCCTGTATCAGACATTAGTCCAATCCGATGTGGATGTCCCTTTTCTTCACTTCCGCATTGCCCAAATGCAAATCCAGAAGGGCGATCTGGCAAGCGCAAAGCAGGCATTAGCAGCCTATCGTGCCACTCCCACGGGTTCCCAGGATCTGGCAACAGAATTGTTACTGGCGGAAATTGAGCGGCGCGAATCCAATCTAGAAGCCAGTGCCCAACGGTATGAAGCAATTATTGCCCGCAATCCGCCCAGTGCCGTGCTGCAAAATGCATTGTTTGGTCTGGCAAACATCCGCCGATCGCAGGGACGGTTGGAAGAAGTGGTTCGCATCTACACCGACCTGCTGACGCGCAATCCCCAGGATGCACGGGCACAAATTGGGTTAATTAACCTGAACTATCAACTCAAACGAATTTCAACCGTAGAGGCAGAAGCCAAACTAGAAGAATGGTTAAATACCCATTCTCCGCTTGAACCCTATCCGGAGCTGTTTAGCCTGGTGGGAGCACTCCCCCCCGACCCAAACCGGGAGCAACTTTACACCACATTACTGGCGCTTGACCCCAACAACATTGCAGTTGAGCGGCGATTGATTCAAGTCATTGCCCTCCGCGATCCAGCGGAGGCTCGCAGACGGGTTGATCAGGTTTTGGCCCGCGATCGCACCCGTATCGACAGTTACTTTGTCCAAGGTGAACTGGCGCAAGCCCTGGGTGACTTTGAGCTTGCCAACCAGGCCTATCAAACCATTCTGCAACAGCAACCAGACAACGTGGATGCGCTGTCTGCTCTGGCTGGGGTGCGCTTTCAACAGAAACGCTACCAGGAAGCGGAAGTGCTTTATCGACGAGTGCTGGTACTGCGTCCCAACGACCTGGAAACCCAGCGTATTCTGGCCGATCTGTATCTGGCACAGGATCGACCAACCGCCGCTTTTCAGCAACTCAGACAAATTCAGCAAATCCAAATTGCCAACGGCACCCAAGATGCAGCGATCGCCGAACGGATTCAGGACATTCAGCTTAACTTCCTGCGCCGACGGGGCTTCCAACCCAGCTGGGAACGTTATTGACACAGGTGGTAGGTGGTAGGTGGCAGGTGGTAGGTGGTAGGTGGTAGGTGGTAGGTGGTAGGTGGTAGGTGGCAGGTGGTAGGTGGTAGGTGGTAGGTGGTAGGTGGCAGGTGGTAGGTGGTAGGTGCAAAATGCCATGCGAGTTTCACACAACCAACAATCAATGACCAACGCTCAACGCCCAATCACCAATGA from Kovacikia minuta CCNUW1 carries:
- a CDS encoding tetratricopeptide repeat protein yields the protein MKDLRNKLGWLLLVGCLTLASLGGVAAQAQPVPAAVSEGYALLKRGWVNDAIAAFQQALRQNPKSLDARLGLALAYQRAGQDANAWQTYQQVLAQDPNNRTALTAVGVLGSYRPEWQAEGIAALTTLLQLTPKDTNARAQRALLLGYQGLFGESLADYQLLLQNNPTPEVILGAAQVYTYSGNYTQALTLFDRYRATGRSLPDNAITAYALTLQETGQAAQAVQILEAQLKQRKSLDERSIELRAALARAYQANGQSEAALTVLEPLRGQPKATLARARALSAIARKEGNSQRYQEAIDLYRQALNQTPNPSPGLITEVADVLSEQAATQSEALQLYQQLAQQQPNDQSLIVKRLILSNQLGQLSRTELRQQLQTILQSLPVGVAERQAIAIALIRLDPPDPELLSLYQTLVQSDVDVPFLHFRIAQMQIQKGDLASAKQALAAYRATPTGSQDLATELLLAEIERRESNLEASAQRYEAIIARNPPSAVLQNALFGLANIRRSQGRLEEVVRIYTDLLTRNPQDARAQIGLINLNYQLKRISTVEAEAKLEEWLNTHSPLEPYPELFSLVGALPPDPNREQLYTTLLALDPNNIAVERRLIQVIALRDPAEARRRVDQVLARDRTRIDSYFVQGELAQALGDFELANQAYQTILQQQPDNVDALSALAGVRFQQKRYQEAEVLYRRVLVLRPNDLETQRILADLYLAQDRPTAAFQQLRQIQQIQIANGTQDAAIAERIQDIQLNFLRRRGFQPSWERY
- a CDS encoding carbohydrate porin, which encodes MPSSPFSSPAETPAIAVQLDQSVQLDQSVQLKQSVVSSVDASSIQVAQTTPVDSPRQIPPEIVPAEASDSLRLAQTSQPSPSQPSEKVLKEGSLVLGSPYIRFQGVYLLQGDDSSARARLTGLYPILPNLLFGAEVDLTTGNAFTDSPGTGLNLNELYLAYSPPNLPNLRFVGGLMDLTSYFDRNSFAKDGTTHFFNPVFQTNPALSAANIGSRPGFLVNWSATDYLDIKAAAFSANRNLGDFAINSFAGEIGIRFDNAIIRGTYVNTKDNGRRTGFDEIFAIPRGNGDYGFRYGDREEAFGVNAEYYIPSIRMGLFGRYGKYNNITLGEGGDTFSVGANFLDLFMPKDRLGIGYGRQLSNSELRRQLGDKVPDVLEVFYDFQVLPNLRAGVTFQERNQFSETIFGFRVKTEFDLVPFRRPFR